TGACCAACTGGTCCAGGCGAGGAAGGTTTTTTTTGGTCTCCAGAAGAACATCGGAAGACTGGGAGGCGTCCACGCGCGGAGGAGCGCCCACCAGCATATGGTACATGGTGGCTCCCAGCGCGTACATGTCCGTCCGGAAGTCTTCCTCACCCCGCAGCAGCGTTTCCGGAGCGGCGTAATACGGGGTAACCCATATTTCCCGTTCCACGTCGGACTCACTGTGAAGGAGGGACAGGCCGAAGTCCACGATTTTGGCAACTCCGTCCGGAGACTGGAGGACGTTGGCCGGCTTGATGTCCCGGTGCATGAGGCCCGCATTCCAGGCGGCATCCAGCCCGCGCACCATGTCCAGCGTCAGGCGCAGCACCTTGTCCTCCGGCACGCGTTCCTCCGCGGTAATCAGGGAGTCCAGGCCGCTGCCCTCCACCAGTTCCATGGCAATGTAAAAAAGCCCCTGGTCATGCCCCACGGCATAAATCTGCACCAGGTTTTCATGAGAGACCCGCGCCATGATCTGGGCCTCCCGCTCAAAGCGTTCACTGCGCAGGACATCCCCGGCATAGGTATCATTCAGCACCTTCAGGGCCACCTCGCGCCCCAGCACGGAGTCCTGCGCACGGTACACCACGCTCATGCCGCCCTTCCCCAGCTTTCCGGTAATCCGGTAGGGGCCCATGCGCGTTTTCACGCGCGTCAGCGCCTGGCAGCCCGGGCAGATGGCATTGGCATACGGCGGGAGCTGGGAGACGTCCATGGCCTGCCCGCATTCCGGACACTCAATGATGTTGTCTTGCTGGGGGTTCATGAATGCGGGAGGAAAAAGGAAGGGGAAAATCGGCGGCGCGGAGTTTTTCCTGCCTATCCGGAAAAAGCTCCCTTCCTGACAAGAGCAGGGAGGGACCCCGTACAGAGCCCCTCCCGCAAATTTTCAGTTCTCCTGTCAGGCCAGGGCCGGCAGGGAGGCAGCCGCTACGGCCTGGCCGTGGCGCTTGGTCTTTTCATCCGGCACGCGAAGCTGGATTTTCAGCTCGGGGAACTCCGTGCGCAGCACTTCTTCCGCCTTGTCAATGATGATCTGGCCGCCGTCTCCGGAAGCCACACGGCCCAGGAAGAGCAGGTTGCGGAGGTCATAGAACCGGGCGTAGTGGGCGATGGCATAGCCAAAGTGCACGCCGATGGTTTCATAGATCTTGCGGGCGCGTTCGTCGCCTTCCGCCATGGCGGCCTGAACCTTCTTGAGCTGTTCCGGGAAGGGCATGCCGTCAAACTGGAAGCCCGCACGGGGAGCCAGACGGGCCACGGCCTGCTGGGAGAAGTAAAGGGCGCCTACGCCCATGTCCTTGGACCATTCGTCCACGCCGCCTTCTTCAGAGTAATCCACGGGGGCGAAGGCCAGTTCATTCAGCCAGGGCTTGATGTGGCCTTCCGGGTCCACATAGCCGGCGGCCTCGGAGGTGCCCATGGCAACGCCCAGAACGGCGTTGTCATTCATGCCCATGGCTCCGGCGAGGGCGGTGACTTCACCGTCATTCACCACTTCAAAGGGGATGTTGTTCCATTTTTCCTTCTGGAGGGTGCGGAACACCTTGCCGAGGGTCTTTTCAATGTCTTCCTGGCTGACGCCGCGGAAGAGGGAGGAGGTGCGCACTTCACTGTTGATGATCACGCCGGCGGAGGAACCGCCAATGGCGTCCACGCGGGGAAGATGGGCGGCGGCGCGTTCCAGGGAGTCCTGGATGCCTTCAATGTGGTACTGAGGGTCTTTCTGGAAGTAGGGGTCCCAGACCACTTCTTCAGAGTAGACCACCTCGCCGTTGACCACGGCGGCGCACTTGCGGTCGGAACCGCCCAGGTCAAAGCCGATGCGGTAGCCATCCAGGTTGCGGCCCAGGGTCATGGAGCCGGAGTATTCCGCAGGGAGGTCTTCCACGGCCACCTTCTTCACTTCAATCGGGGAGCCGTAAATTTTCTTGCCGATGAAATCCCAGTCAAATTCGCGCGCGCCGCCCTTGCAGTAGCGGGAGGCCAGCATGTCCGCAATGGCGTCATCCCCGGCGACGAGGATGATATTGCCGCCCTTCTGCCACAGCAGGAATTTCACGATGCGTTCCACATATTTCTCATTCAGGGCAACGTTTTCCCCGGTGTGGGGAAGCAGCTTGCCGGACCAGCGGAAGCAGGTTCCGTCATTGCGGGTCAGCGCGATGTCCACTTGATGAGAAGCAGGATCGGCGGCGGCTTTGGCTTCAAAAGCTTGATTCCAAAGGATGGCCGGCACGAAGCCGGGGTCCAGCACAGGCGTGATTTTGGGTTGAATGTTCATGGCAATAATCCGTTGGAAACGTAGCATACCCGCTTTTCGTTGAAAAGTATTCATTCCCTTTCCCTGTGATTTTTTTTGGCCCGTGCAGGCGGATAGCTCACTTTCTGCTGGAAAATTGCCGTGTTTTCACTAAAGAAGCAGGAGCCCTTTTTTCCGGCGTGGCTCTCCGGAGGACCGGCCCACTCCACGCACACATGTTCCATGAATGAATTAACGGACCAGCTTATTACCCTGTTTTCCTCCGCCCTGATCGCCGTCATGTTCATCACTCTGGCCGTGGGAGTGTTCCGCCAGGCCCAGGAGCCGAATATCCGGCGGCCCCTGAAATGGCGCGTCCCCGTGGACCATCTGGACATGCTGGACATCGCCATGTGCGGCATCATCGTCCTGTAT
This DNA window, taken from Akkermansia muciniphila, encodes the following:
- a CDS encoding ROK family protein, with the translated sequence MNIQPKITPVLDPGFVPAILWNQAFEAKAAADPASHQVDIALTRNDGTCFRWSGKLLPHTGENVALNEKYVERIVKFLLWQKGGNIILVAGDDAIADMLASRYCKGGAREFDWDFIGKKIYGSPIEVKKVAVEDLPAEYSGSMTLGRNLDGYRIGFDLGGSDRKCAAVVNGEVVYSEEVVWDPYFQKDPQYHIEGIQDSLERAAAHLPRVDAIGGSSAGVIINSEVRTSSLFRGVSQEDIEKTLGKVFRTLQKEKWNNIPFEVVNDGEVTALAGAMGMNDNAVLGVAMGTSEAAGYVDPEGHIKPWLNELAFAPVDYSEEGGVDEWSKDMGVGALYFSQQAVARLAPRAGFQFDGMPFPEQLKKVQAAMAEGDERARKIYETIGVHFGYAIAHYARFYDLRNLLFLGRVASGDGGQIIIDKAEEVLRTEFPELKIQLRVPDEKTKRHGQAVAAASLPALA